Proteins co-encoded in one Aspergillus flavus chromosome 2, complete sequence genomic window:
- a CDS encoding fungal-specific transcription factor domain-containing protein produces the protein MAEPRKSPEHDASSTKNSPAAHRARIACKACNSRRVKCDAVDQQPCWHCRLRQTPCELIESKRGKYPRKRRSRNQHALCAADQTAGDAVVTDPACSTTDSALQRGRQKAKHPLAQCAGPSQPKFAKPAQPSRISQNVHTPHLLHPLHLTYTIEILDEPSGGSTEPLKVHYAIPASIAAQTSSAPGHCAAEPVALSDAVATPSCHIARPLIRAFFELVHPAFPVLDRRDFARLYAQGQVSPLVLQAVFMVGFTVCSESLVHEAGYSNRERARKTHYLRAKALYDADHEKNPLSVVAAVLLLGFWWSGPEDQKDYCYWVGCATILAQSFGMHRSSSQSGMSQSVRSLRKRIWWSIYVRDRHTAAAFGRPCRIRDDDCDIEPLTEDDFMFDSDYDQSVVPSQESFHISYAIEMSKLAILCELPQTMIDYIPAGGLHFL, from the exons ATGGCAGAACCAAGGAAGAGCCCAGAGCACGACGCATCGTCGACCAAGAATTCACCTGCTGCCCACCGCGCTAGAATCGCCTGTAAGGCATGCAACTCCAGGAGGGTGAAATGCGATGCGGTTGATCAGCAGCCGTGCTGGCATTGCCGCCTACGTCAGACTCCCTGCGAGCTGATCGAGTCAAAGAGAGGCAA ATACCCTCGGAAGAGACGCTCTCGGAATCAGCATGCCCTGTGTGCAGCAGACCAAACCGCTGGTGACGCGGTAGTCACCGATCCTGCCTGCAGCACTACCGACTCTGCACTACAGCGCGGCcgccagaaggccaagcaCCCGCTCGCGCAATGCGCTGGGCCATCCCAGCCAAAATTTGCTAAACCGGCTCAGCCCAGCCGGATATCCCAAAATGTGCACACACCACATCTGCTGCACCCGTTACACCTCACGTACACAATCGAGATACTTGACGAGCCTTCAGGAGGGTCAACAGAACCACTGAAAGTGCATTACGCGATTCCAGCTTCCATTGCCGCCCAAACATCCTCAGCCCCTGGGCATTGCGCCGCAGAGCCGGTGGCCTTGAGCGACGCTGTCGCAACGCCATCTTGTCATATAGCGCGCCCCTTGATCCGTGCTTTCTTTGAGCTTGTTCACCCAGCTTTTCCAGTGCTCGACCGAAGGGATTTCGCGCGACTGTACGCGCAGGGCCAGGTATCTCCACTTGTTTTGCAGGCCGTCTTTATGGTTGGCTTTACAGTATGCAGCGAGAGCCTGGTTCATGAAGCTGGGTACAGCAACAGAGAGCGGGCAAGGAAAACACACTACCTTCGGGCGAAAGCGTTGTACGATGCTGACCACGAGAAGAATCCGTTAAGCGTTGTGGCAGCTGTCCTACTGCTCGGCTTTTGGTGGTCGGGGCCAGAGGACCAAAAGGATTATTGCTATTGGGTTGGATGTGCGACGATACTTGCACAGTCGTTTGGAATGCATCGATC CTCATCGCAGTCTGGAATGAGCCAATCAGTGAGGTCACTGCGGAAACGAATATGGTGGTCTATCTAT GTCCGCGATCGACATACTGCGGCAGCGTTCGGTCGGCCGTGTCGCATTCGAGATGACGACTGTGACATTGAACCCCTCACTGAAGATGACTTTATGTTTGACAGCGATTATGATCAATCCGTGGTACCATCCCAGGAGTCCTTCCATATATCGTATGCCATCGAGATGTCCAAATTGGCAATTCTCTGTGAGTTACCACAGACGATGATTGACTATATCCCTGCGGGTGGCTTAcattttctataa